The genomic region CAACGACTCCGCCTACCGCGGTCTGGAGCGCGCGGCCGAGGAGCTGGGCGTGGAGACCCGTGACTTCGAGCCGAGCGACGGCGAGGCCGAGTCCGCCAAGGCCGACCGCCTGGCCACCATGGCCGAGGAGGGCTTCGACGTCGTCATCGCCGTCGGGTTCGCCTACGCCGAGTCCGTCGAGTCCGTGGCCGCCGACTACCCGGACGTCCACTTCGCGATCGTGGACTCCGAGATCGAGGGCATCGACAACGTCACCAGCCTGGTCTTCGCCGAGGAGCAGGCCTCCTTCCTGGCCGGTGCCGCCGCGGCGCTGTCCACCGAGGAGGACCACGTCGGCTTCATCGGCGGCGTGGAGACCCCGCTGATCCAGAAGTTCGAGGCCGGGTTCGTCCAGGGCGTGGAGCACGTCGACTCCGACATCAACATCGAGATCGACTACCTGAGCCAGCCGCCGGACTTCAGCGGCTTCTCCGACCCGGCCCAGGGCCGCGAGGCCGCCCAGGCCCAGTACGACCGCGGCGCCGACGTCATCTACCACGCGGCCGGCGCTTCCGGCAACGGTGTCCTGCAGGCCGCCGAGGAGAACGACTTCCTCTTCGTCGGTGTCGACAGCGACCAGTACGAGAACGCCGAGGAGTCCCAGAAGCCCTACGTCCTCACCTCCGCCATCAAGCAGGTGGACGTGGCCGTCTTCGAGATGATCGAGTCCGTCGTGGAGGGCGACCCGCAGTCGGGCATCCAGCGCTTCGACCTGGCCGACGGCGGCGTGGACTACACCAAGTCCAACGAGGAGCTGATCAGCCCGATCGAGGAGGAGCTGGACGGGCTCAAGCAGCAGATCATCGACGGCGAGATCGAGGTCTCGTCCACGCCGTAGCGTGAACCGTGCGCGGCCCGCGCCAGGGGGCAACACCCCCGCGCGGGGCCGTCGCACACACCCGAGGGCGGCACCGGACACGGGAGGGATCCCGCGGCCGGTGCCGCCCCGGTCGCCGTTCCGCGCCGGCGGCGGGCGCGCCCGGAGCGGGCCCCGCCCCGCCGCGATTCCCACAAGGAGACAGATGAGCAGCACGCCATCGGGCGTGGAGACCTCCGGTCCTCCCGCCGTTGAGCTGCACGGGATCACCAAGCGTTTTCCCGGCGTCGTGGCCAACCACGACATCGACATCACCGTGGCTCCCGGTACCGTGCACGCCATCGTCGGCGAGAACGGGGCTGGCAAGTCCACCCTGATGAAGACCCTCTACGGCATGCACCGCCCGGACGAGGGACGCATCCTCATCCGGGGCCAGGAGGTGCGCTTCCACTCGCCCTCCGACGCCATCAGGCACGGCATCGGCATGGTGCACCAGCACTTCATGCTCGCCGACAACCTCAGCGTGCTGGAGAACGTGGTCCTGGGCGCCGAGCGCGAGTACGGCATCGGCCGCCGCGCACGGGCCCGCATCCAGGAGCTGTCCGACCAGTACGGGCTCGGGGTCGACCCCGACCGTCTGATGGAGGACCTGGGCGTCGGCGACCGCCAGCGCGTGGAGATCCTCAAGGTCCTCTACCGCGGCGCCAAGACGATCATCCTCGACGAGCCCACCGCGGTGCTGGTCCCGCAGGAGGTCGACGAGCTCTTCGACAACCTGCGCGAGCTCAAGCGCGAGGGCCTCACCGTCATCTTCATCTCGCACAAGCTCGACGAGGTCCTGTCCGTCGCGGACGAGATCACCGTCATCCGGCGGGGCACCACCGTGGCCACCGCCGACCCCGGCGCCACCACCGCCCGCGAGCTGGCCACGCTGATGGTCGGCGGCGAGCTGCCCGTCCCCGAGCTGCGCGAGTCCACGGTGACCGACCACGTGGTCCTGTCCCTGGACGGCGTCACCGTCGCCGCCCCCGACGGCCGGCCCGTCGTGGACGGCGTCAGCGTCGACATCCACCGGGGCGAGATCGTCGGCATCGCGGGCGTCGAGGGCAACGGCCAGTCCGAGCTGATCGCGGCGATCATGGGCATGCGGCCCGTCTCCTCCGGCTCCATCGCCCTGGAGGGCCAGGACATCACCGGCTGGTCCACGCTCAAGGTGCGCGAGGCCGGTGTCGGCTACATCCCCGAGGACCGCCACCGGCACGGCGTGCTGCTGGAGTCCCCGCTGTGGGAGAACCGCATCCTGGGCCACCAGACCAAGGCGCCCAGTGTGCGCGGGCGCTGGATCAACAAGGCGGGGGCGCGCGCCGACTCCGAACGGATCGTCGAAGAGTACGACGTGCGCACGCCCAACATCGACGTGATCGCCGACGCGCTCTCCGGCGGCAACCAGCAGAAGTTCATCATCGGCCGGGAGATGAGCGGCACGCCGCGCTTCCTGGTCGCCGCGCACCCCACGCGGGGTGTGGACGTGGGGGCCCAGTCCGCGATCTGGGAGCAGCTGCGCGAGGCGCGGGCCGCCGGGCTGGCCGTCCTGCTGGTCTCGGCCGACCTCGACGAGCTGATCGGCATGTCCGACACCCTCCACGTGATCCTGCGCGGCCGCCTGGTCGCCCAGGCCGACCCGACCACCGTCACCCCCGAACAGCTGGGCTCCGCCATGACCGGCGCCGGCCTGCACGGGGAGGACGGTCCAACAGAAGGTGACAGCGGTGCTGACGGTGCAGACGGTGCCGACCGAAACGAGAACGGGGGCGGAGCATGACTGACGCGAACCGCCCCGCCCGGAGCCTTCCGGGCCCGGCCGCCCTGGCCATCGCCGCAGTGCTGGGCACGGCGGTCACCTTCGTCGTCGACATGGGGCTGCTCTGGTGGGCCGCGCTCATCATCGGCGTCGTCGTGGCCTTCGCGTTCGTGGGCCTGACCCGGAACATGGTGCCGGAGGAGTTCCGGAGCGGAGCCGACGGCACCCGGGAGGAGGGCACGGCCCTCCACAACACCCTGGTCGTCCCGATCGCCCTGGCGTTGTCGGTGGCCGGCGGCCTGCTGTCCGCGTGGCTGCTGGACCTGCAGCTCATCGAGCCGGTCGCGGCCGCCCTGGGCGGCCTCATCGGCTCGGCGCTGGCGTTCGTGCTGTTCCACCGGCTGGGCGCGATGCTGGCCCTGTCCTTCGCCGCGGTCATGGTCGCCGGTGTGATCGCCACGGCCGTCACCGCCGCGGTCCTGTTCTTCAGCGGGATCCCCCCGACGGCCACCTTCGCGCGCATGCTGGAGTACGGGACACGGCCCGACAGCATGGTGCAGATCATCAACGACAGCACCACGTACTACCTGGCCGCCGTGGCCGTGGCGATCGGCTTCAAGATGAAGCTGTTCAACATCGGCGTGGACGGCCAGTACCGGCTCGCGGCGCTGCTCGCGGCGGCCGTCGGCGGCTACCTGATCATGCCGCCGGTCATCAGCCAGATCGTCGTCATCGTCACGGCCGTGGCGGTGGGCGGCGCCTGGGCGGGGATCGCCGGGTACCTGAAGGTGGCGCGGGGCGTGTCCGAGGTGATCTCCACGATCATGCTCAACGCCATCGCCACCGGCATCACCGCCTACCTGCTGAGCACCGACCGGCTCGCGGTGCAGATCAGCACCAACAACATCGGCACCCCGCCGATGGAGGAGTCCTCGTGGGTGCCCGGCATCCCCGCGGGCTTCCTCGGCTCGGACCACAAGATCTTCGGCCTGGTGTTCCTGGCCGCCGCGGTCGGCGTCGCCTACTCGGTGATGCTCAACCGCACGCGCTTCGGTTTCGAGCTGCGGGCCACCGGCCAGTCGCAGTCGGCCGCCGAGGCCAGCGGCGTCAACGTCAAGAAGATGGTGTTCCTGTCCATGCTCTTCTCGGGCATGGTCGCCGGGCTGGTGGGCCTGCCCCAGCTGCTCGGGAGCTCGCACTACTACGCGCTGGACTTCCCGACCGGGATCGGCTTCATCGGCATCGCGATCGCGCTGCTGGGCCGCAACCACCCGGTCGGTATCGTCTTCGCCGCCCTGTTCTGGTCCTTCCTGAACCAGGCGGCGGGCATCCTGCCCTTCGACGCCATCCCGCAGGAGATCGCGGTCATCGCGCAGGCCACCATCGTGCTCACCGTCGTGGTCGTCTACGAGGTCGTGCACCGTTGGGGCCGGCGCTACCAGCAGCAGCAGATCGGTCGACAACTCGACGGCACCGTCGAGACCACGGGTGGCGGTGAGGCGAAGTGAGCCAGGAACTCGACGTGATGGAACCGGTGCGCAGGCCGGCGGCCCGCTCCACCGGGCTGGGCCGTTGGCGCCTGTTGTCCCTGGTGGGCGCGGTGTTCGTGTCCCTCGCGGGACTGCGGGTCATCACCGGCCAGGACATGCTCATCGACGCGGGCACGATCAACACCACGCTCACCTTCGCGGTGCCCATCGGCCTGGCCGGTCTGGGCGGCCTGTGGGCCGAGCGCGCGGGCGTGATCAACATCGGCCTCGAGGGCATGATGATCCTGGGCACCTGGTTCGGTGCCTACTTCGCCTGGGCCTTCGACAGCCCCTGGATCGGCCTGCTGGCCGGCGTCCTGGGCGGCATGGCGGGCGGCCTGCTGCACGCCGTGGCCACGGTGACGTTCGCCGTGGACCACATCGTCTCCGGTGTGGCGATCAACATCCTCGCGCTCGGCGCGATGCGCTACATGTCGATCCTGCTGTACTCGGACGTGCCCGGAGCGGGCGCGGCCCAGTCGCCGAGCACACCGGGCTTCCCCACGCTCGGCCTGCCGTTCGTGGGCGAGGCGCTGGGGCCGGTCGCCGACCGCGGCTGGTTCCTGGTCAGCGACCTCGCCTCGGTGGTGGTCGGCCTGACCACCCGCATGTCGGCGCTGACGCTCGTGGCGCTGCTGATGATCCCGCTGACCTACCTCGTGCTGTGGCGGACCGCGTTCGGCCTGCGGCTGCGCTCGGTGGGCGAGAACCCCGACGCCTCGGAATCCCTCGGTGTGCGGGTCTACAGCCTCAAGTACGTCGCGGTCGTGGTGTCCGGCGGTCTGGCGGGCATGGGCGGTGTGTTCCTGGCGCTGGTGGCCTCCAACATCTACCAGGAGGGGCAGACGGGCGGTCGCGGGTTCATCGGTCTGGCCGCGATGATCTTCGGCAACTGGCGGCCCGGCGGCGTCGCCATGGGCGCCGGTCTGTTCGGCTACACCGACGCGCTGCAGCTGCGCGGCGGCGGCGAGGCCATCCACGCGCTGCTGCTGCTCCTGGCGGCCGTGCTGCTGGTGGTGGCGGTCTGGCAGGTCCGCAAGGACCGCAAGGGGATCGCCGTCGCCAGTGTGGTGGCCGGTGTGCTGCTGTTGGCCTGGTACTTCACCACCGACTCGCTGCCGCGCGAGCTGGCGACCTACAGCCCGCACATCACCACGCTGCTGGTGCTGTCGCTGGCCTCCCAGAGGCTGCGACCGCCGGCGGCCATCGGCAAGCAGTGGAGGGCGAGCCGCTCATGACCGACACGTCACCGACGCACGGATCCGTGGACTGGGCCGCACTGCGCGAGGCGGCCCGGGAGGCCATGGGACACGCCTACGCCCCTTACTCGCAGTACCCGGTGGGGGCGGCGGCGCTGGTCGACGACGGCCGGGTCGTCACCGGCTGCAACGTGGAGAACGCCTCCTACGGGGTGGGCCTGTGCGCCGAGTGCGGACTGGTCAGCGCGTTGCACGCGACCGGCGGCGGCCGGCTGACCGCGTTCGCCTGTGTCGACGGGCGCGGCGAGGCCCTGATGCCGTGCGGGCGCTGCCGCCAGCTGCTCTTCGAGCACGGCGGTCCGGACCTGCTGATCGACACGCCCGAGGGCGTCTGGACCCTGGACCGGGTCCTGCCGCAGGCCTTCGGACCGCACAACCTCGCCTGATCCGCACTGGGCGTCCCCCCGGTACCGCCGGGGGGACGCCCTTCTTTCGTTCACGAAGGGCACTGACATGGACGCCATCGAGGTCATCCGCGCCAAGCGCGACGGGGCGGAGCTGAGCCCGGAGCAGATCGACTGGGTGATCGCCGCCTACACCCGCGGCGAGGTCGCCGAGGAGCAGATGTCGGCGCTGGCCATGGCGATCTACCTGCGGGGGATGAACCGGGCCGAGGTCAGCCGCTGGACCCTGGCGATGCTGGCCTCCGGCGACCGGCTGGACTTCTCCGACCTGGACCGGCCCACCACCGACAAGCACTCCACCGGCGGTGTGGGCGACAAGATCACCCTGCCGCTCACCCCGACCGTCGCCGCCTGCGGGGCGGCCGTGCCGCAGCTGTCGGGGCGCGGACTCGGCCACACCGGCGGCACGCTCGACAAGCTGGAGTCCATCCCCGGGTGGCGGGCGGAGCTCTCGCCCCAGGAGATGCGCGGGGTGCTGGACACCACCGGCGGCGTGATCTGCGCGGCCGGACCGGGGCTGGCCCCGGCGGACCGCAGGCTCTACGCGCTGCGCGACGTCACCGGCACCGTGGAGTCGATCCCGCTGATCGCGGCCTCCATCATGAGCAAGAAGCTCGCCGAGGGCACCGGGTCGCTGGTACTCGACGTCAAGGTGGGATCGGGTGCGTTCATGAAGGACGCCGCCTCGGCCCGCGAACTCGCCCGAACGATGGTGGACATCGGCAACGACAACGGGGTGCGCACGGTCGCCCTGCTCACCGAGATGGGCACGCCGCTGGGGCGCGCGGTGGGCAACGCGCTGGAGGTGGCCGAGGCCGTGGAGGTGCTCTCCGGCGGCGGTCCGGCCGACGTCGTGGAGCTGACCGTGGAGCTGGCGCGCGAGATGCTCGCCGCGGCGGGTCTCACCCCCGGTGAGAACGGCGTGAAGGATCCGGCGGAGGCGCTGCGCGACGGCAGCGCGCTGGCCTCGTGGGAGGCGCTGGTGCGGGCGCAGGGCGGCGACCCCGCGGCGCCGCTGCCGGTGGCGGCCGAGCGCCGGGTGGTGCTCGCCCCCGCCTCGGGCACGCTCACCCGCCTGGACGCCTACCAGGTCGGGCTGGCCGCCTGGCGCCTGGGCGCCGGCCGGGCCCGCAAGGAGGACGCGGTGTCCTTCGGCGCGGGGGTCACCCTGCACGCCAAGCCCGGTGAGGGGGTGGCGGCGGGCGAACCGCTGTTCACGCTGCACGCCGACGAGCCCGAGCGCTTCGACCGCGCCGCCCAGGCCCTGGAGGGCGCCTTCGACATCGGGGCCGACGTCGCCTTCGAGGAGCGCCCGCTGGTCATCGACCGCGTCGCCTGACTCCGGGGCGACCCGGCCGGGGCCGCGCCTGACCCCGGGCCGGCGCGGCCCCTGCGTGACCGAGGGCGGCCGCCGCCCGGGGAACGGCCCGCCCCGCCGGCACCCGACCCGGGGGACCGTCACCGCCCGGCGCGGGCGGCACGGATGGAGGCGGCCGCCACCGCCAGCGCCTCCGGGAACCGGTGGGCGCGCGGGGCTCCGTAACCGACGACCACGCCCGGGCGTCGCGCCCCCGCCGAGCCCTCGGCGAACCGTCCGAGCCCCTCCAGAGCGAGCCCGCGCCGGGCGGACTCGGCCTCGACCACGTCCTCCCGCACACCGTCCGGTAGTTCGACCAGGCAGTGCAGCCCCGCGCGCAGGCCGGTGACCCGGCAGTCCGGAAGGCGGTCGGTGACGGCGGCGTCCACGGCCTCCCTGCGCGACCGGTACAGGTGGCGCAGGCGCCGCACATGGCGGTCGTAGTCGTGGCCGCGGACGAACTCCGCGAGTGCGAGCTGGTTGACCGCGTCCTGGCCGCCGCCCGCCGTCCCCCGGGCCTCCATCAGTTCGGGCAGCAGCGACGGTGGCGCCACCGCCCACGCCAGCCCGATCCCGGGCGCGAGCGCCTTGCTGGCGGTCCCCGCGTAGAGCACGTGGTCGGGAGCCAAGGCCTGGAGTGCGCCGATCGCTCGTCGGTCGAACCGGAACTCGCCGTCGTAGTCGTCCTCCACGATCAGCGCGCCCGTGCGCCGTGCCCACCGCACCAATCGCCCCCGACGTTCGGCGGACAGGGGTACACCGGTGGGGAACTGGTGAGCCGGGGTGAGCAGGACCGCGTCGGCGCCGCACTCCTCCAACCGGGAGACGTCCGCGCCGTCCCCGTCCACCGGCAGCGCGGCCGTGCGGAGCCCGTGGGCGCGGATGATCCGCCGATGCCGCCCGTGCCCGTACTCCTCCACCGCGACCACCCGTGCGCCCCGCTCCCCCAGCGAGCGGCAGACCAGGGCGAGCAGGTCACCGAATCCGTGCCCCACGAGGTGGCGGCGGGGCCGTCCGCCTGGCACCTGGCCCTGCGCCGGGCCCCGGATGACCTGCAGGCCCAGTACCAGGCGGTGTTCGGCATGGCCGGGTCCGTCGCCCGCATCCTGGGCTCGGCGCTCGCCCTGCCGCTGGTGCTCACCGCGGGGGCGCCCGGATGGTGGGTGCTGGGCGCGGTCATGGCGTCCGCCGCCGGGGTCCTGGCCCTGGTCGCACTGCGCGGTGGCGGCCTCAGGCGGGTGCGGTGACCCGGATCTTCGACTGGCGGTGCGGCCGTTCCTCCCAGTCCTGCATGAACCGGGCGGTGAGCCCGTGCCGCTCGGCGAGGGACAGGAGCGTGCTCGTCCGGTAGTAGAAGTCCTCCCGCAGGACGTGGTGCTCGGTGCCCTGGGTGCGGTTGAAGGTGAAGTCGAAGAAGCCGCCGGGGGCCAGGACGCGGCCGACGTGGGCCAGGCACTCGTCGATCACCTCGATGGGCGAGTGGGAGAAGACGCTGTGCGCGTGGACCACGTCGAAGTGGTGGTCGGGCAGGAAGTCGAAGGTGAGGTCACCGGTGACGGTCAGGTGGGGCAGCTTGTCCTGGAGCCCCCGCGCGACCAGCTCCTTCTTGGCCTCGATCACGATGTCGGGCGAGATGTCGATCCCGTAGTAGCGGTGGGGGTCGAGGTGGGAGATGACGCGCCAGCCCGCCCGCAGGTTTCCGCAGCCGATCTCCAGGAACCGGTGCTCCGGCCGCAGCCCGTGCTCGACCAGGTAGTCGAACTGCATCTTGCCGAGCGCGAGCCACCGCTCCTCGTTCCGGCTGCCCACGGCCGCCTTCGGGTCGCGCGCGGTGTCGGCGGCCATCACCGCCCGGTAGTAGGCGACGTGGTCGCGGTGCAGGAGGCGCAGGCGCAGGTCGCGCGCGCCGCGCCGGACGTACGGCAGGACGCGCTCGGGATGGCGCGCCGCCTGCTGGATCCTGTGCAGCCAGGAGGCTCGGTTCACACGAAGGGATGCGGGCGTCCTCGTTGCCATGGGTGTCCCTCTCGGAGCCGGTTCCGGTGCCGTCGCACCGTGTACACCGTTCCGGTTGTAGCAGGTGGGACACTCCGTGGAACGGACGCGCGGCCCTGCCCGGGTGTCGCGGGGACCCGACGGGCCCGGCTCGGGCGAGCCGGGCCCGTGGCGTCGGTGTCAGCCCATCGGCATCATCGGGGGCTGCTCCACGCCGACCGGGACCATGACGTAGGTCGCGACCGCGACGGCGACGAACAGCAGGCCCGTGATCAGCGTCGCCGTGGCGGTCCAGCGGGCCCAGGTGCGGGTTCCCGCGCCGGACAGCACGAGCGCGAGCACGGCGAAGAGGACCGTGATGGCGGCCATCGCGCCGCTGGTGGTGATCTGCGTGTTGAGCTGGGCCACCTGCGCGGCGGCGACCTGCTGGTCGCCGATGGAGCTCACGGTGGCGAAGAGCTCGACCAGTCGGCCGGAGAGCATCGTCAGGATGAGCATGAAGAGGGCGACCAGGCTGAAGGTCTCAGCGGAGAGCGCGCCGCCGGGGCGGGGCTCGACCATGGTCGCGGTGGCGGGTTCCTCCGTCCCGGTCGCGGCCTCCCCGGTCGCGTCCGCCTCCTCCGCGGCCACCTCCTCCGAGGCGGTCGGCTCCCCCGTGGTGGTGGGCTCGGCCGGGGCGGCCGAGCCGTCGGTGGCCGCCGCGTCCTCGTCGGGCTGCGGAGTGTTGTCAGTGGGACTGTTGTTTTCTGGTGAGGTGCTCACGCCGCCAACGTACCCACGACTTGTGGTAAACCGCGCCTAAGAATCGCCTGGTCATCGTAGAGCGGTCGCTCTTCGGTCGGGTGACGTGCTCGTCCACCGCCCGGCAGGTCCCTCGGCGGGACGCTAACCGGCGTCGGGAACGCTCACCAGGGTCACGACGGCGAGGATGACGAACACCGTCCCCGCCAGCACCGTGGCCGAGGCGCCCCACCGGGCCCAGGCCCGGGTCCGGGCGTTGCCCAGGAACAACGAGAGCGCGCCGACCAGCACGGCCAGGGCGCTCAGGCCGCCCGCCACGGTGATCTCGGCGTTGAAGAGCGCGACCTCCTCCGCCGTGGCCGTTCCGGCGTCGGTCAGCCCGAACCAGGCGAACAGCGTGAACAGGCGCGAGTTCACGACGACGGGCCCCAGCAGGAGCAGCCCCAGCCCGCTGAAGCTCTCCGCCGAGAACACCCCGCCCAGGGCGGGAACGGGGGAGAGCGGCGCGCCGGAGACGAAGGCCCCGCGCGCGTCGGACGTGTCGGGGGATGTGGGGGATGTGGGGGAGGCGGAGGTGGAGGCCTCGCCGGGGGCAGCGGAGGAGGAGGGGGCCTCACCGGGGGTGCTGGTGTCTT from Nocardiopsis aegyptia harbors:
- a CDS encoding thymidine phosphorylase, whose protein sequence is MDAIEVIRAKRDGAELSPEQIDWVIAAYTRGEVAEEQMSALAMAIYLRGMNRAEVSRWTLAMLASGDRLDFSDLDRPTTDKHSTGGVGDKITLPLTPTVAACGAAVPQLSGRGLGHTGGTLDKLESIPGWRAELSPQEMRGVLDTTGGVICAAGPGLAPADRRLYALRDVTGTVESIPLIAASIMSKKLAEGTGSLVLDVKVGSGAFMKDAASARELARTMVDIGNDNGVRTVALLTEMGTPLGRAVGNALEVAEAVEVLSGGGPADVVELTVELAREMLAAAGLTPGENGVKDPAEALRDGSALASWEALVRAQGGDPAAPLPVAAERRVVLAPASGTLTRLDAYQVGLAAWRLGAGRARKEDAVSFGAGVTLHAKPGEGVAAGEPLFTLHADEPERFDRAAQALEGAFDIGADVAFEERPLVIDRVA
- a CDS encoding BMP family lipoprotein, yielding MKRRNAAKFAAIAAASVLALTACDNPAGESGSETEGEESSDVRVGLAYDVGGRGDRSFNDSAYRGLERAAEELGVETRDFEPSDGEAESAKADRLATMAEEGFDVVIAVGFAYAESVESVAADYPDVHFAIVDSEIEGIDNVTSLVFAEEQASFLAGAAAALSTEEDHVGFIGGVETPLIQKFEAGFVQGVEHVDSDINIEIDYLSQPPDFSGFSDPAQGREAAQAQYDRGADVIYHAAGASGNGVLQAAEENDFLFVGVDSDQYENAEESQKPYVLTSAIKQVDVAVFEMIESVVEGDPQSGIQRFDLADGGVDYTKSNEELISPIEEELDGLKQQIIDGEIEVSSTP
- a CDS encoding class I SAM-dependent methyltransferase — translated: MATRTPASLRVNRASWLHRIQQAARHPERVLPYVRRGARDLRLRLLHRDHVAYYRAVMAADTARDPKAAVGSRNEERWLALGKMQFDYLVEHGLRPEHRFLEIGCGNLRAGWRVISHLDPHRYYGIDISPDIVIEAKKELVARGLQDKLPHLTVTGDLTFDFLPDHHFDVVHAHSVFSHSPIEVIDECLAHVGRVLAPGGFFDFTFNRTQGTEHHVLREDFYYRTSTLLSLAERHGLTARFMQDWEERPHRQSKIRVTAPA
- a CDS encoding ABC transporter permease; this encodes MTDANRPARSLPGPAALAIAAVLGTAVTFVVDMGLLWWAALIIGVVVAFAFVGLTRNMVPEEFRSGADGTREEGTALHNTLVVPIALALSVAGGLLSAWLLDLQLIEPVAAALGGLIGSALAFVLFHRLGAMLALSFAAVMVAGVIATAVTAAVLFFSGIPPTATFARMLEYGTRPDSMVQIINDSTTYYLAAVAVAIGFKMKLFNIGVDGQYRLAALLAAAVGGYLIMPPVISQIVVIVTAVAVGGAWAGIAGYLKVARGVSEVISTIMLNAIATGITAYLLSTDRLAVQISTNNIGTPPMEESSWVPGIPAGFLGSDHKIFGLVFLAAAVGVAYSVMLNRTRFGFELRATGQSQSAAEASGVNVKKMVFLSMLFSGMVAGLVGLPQLLGSSHYYALDFPTGIGFIGIAIALLGRNHPVGIVFAALFWSFLNQAAGILPFDAIPQEIAVIAQATIVLTVVVVYEVVHRWGRRYQQQQIGRQLDGTVETTGGGEAK
- a CDS encoding cytidine deaminase → MEGEPLMTDTSPTHGSVDWAALREAAREAMGHAYAPYSQYPVGAAALVDDGRVVTGCNVENASYGVGLCAECGLVSALHATGGGRLTAFACVDGRGEALMPCGRCRQLLFEHGGPDLLIDTPEGVWTLDRVLPQAFGPHNLA
- a CDS encoding ABC transporter permease, encoding MSQELDVMEPVRRPAARSTGLGRWRLLSLVGAVFVSLAGLRVITGQDMLIDAGTINTTLTFAVPIGLAGLGGLWAERAGVINIGLEGMMILGTWFGAYFAWAFDSPWIGLLAGVLGGMAGGLLHAVATVTFAVDHIVSGVAINILALGAMRYMSILLYSDVPGAGAAQSPSTPGFPTLGLPFVGEALGPVADRGWFLVSDLASVVVGLTTRMSALTLVALLMIPLTYLVLWRTAFGLRLRSVGENPDASESLGVRVYSLKYVAVVVSGGLAGMGGVFLALVASNIYQEGQTGGRGFIGLAAMIFGNWRPGGVAMGAGLFGYTDALQLRGGGEAIHALLLLLAAVLLVVAVWQVRKDRKGIAVASVVAGVLLLAWYFTTDSLPRELATYSPHITTLLVLSLASQRLRPPAAIGKQWRASRS
- a CDS encoding aminotransferase-like domain-containing protein, producing MGHGFGDLLALVCRSLGERGARVVAVEEYGHGRHRRIIRAHGLRTAALPVDGDGADVSRLEECGADAVLLTPAHQFPTGVPLSAERRGRLVRWARRTGALIVEDDYDGEFRFDRRAIGALQALAPDHVLYAGTASKALAPGIGLAWAVAPPSLLPELMEARGTAGGGQDAVNQLALAEFVRGHDYDRHVRRLRHLYRSRREAVDAAVTDRLPDCRVTGLRAGLHCLVELPDGVREDVVEAESARRGLALEGLGRFAEGSAGARRPGVVVGYGAPRAHRFPEALAVAAASIRAARAGR
- a CDS encoding ABC transporter ATP-binding protein, with protein sequence MSSTPSGVETSGPPAVELHGITKRFPGVVANHDIDITVAPGTVHAIVGENGAGKSTLMKTLYGMHRPDEGRILIRGQEVRFHSPSDAIRHGIGMVHQHFMLADNLSVLENVVLGAEREYGIGRRARARIQELSDQYGLGVDPDRLMEDLGVGDRQRVEILKVLYRGAKTIILDEPTAVLVPQEVDELFDNLRELKREGLTVIFISHKLDEVLSVADEITVIRRGTTVATADPGATTARELATLMVGGELPVPELRESTVTDHVVLSLDGVTVAAPDGRPVVDGVSVDIHRGEIVGIAGVEGNGQSELIAAIMGMRPVSSGSIALEGQDITGWSTLKVREAGVGYIPEDRHRHGVLLESPLWENRILGHQTKAPSVRGRWINKAGARADSERIVEEYDVRTPNIDVIADALSGGNQQKFIIGREMSGTPRFLVAAHPTRGVDVGAQSAIWEQLREARAAGLAVLLVSADLDELIGMSDTLHVILRGRLVAQADPTTVTPEQLGSAMTGAGLHGEDGPTEGDSGADGADGADRNENGGGA